Proteins from one Deinococcus sp. AB2017081 genomic window:
- a CDS encoding ABC transporter permease produces MGTYILRRALQMVPLLLVISLMIFMLTALQPGDPVDQLTFGNTNITPEDIARLKQAYGLDQPWYVRYFFWLKQAVTGNFGYSQDFNIPALEFVFQQRMPNTLLLTVPALVVSTLIAVPLGIFSAVRQYSWMDYVLTFLSFLAFSAPLFWVAAMAMYFFAVYLPGVTGGAVSLPPGGLGSPDLPLDAGFWATTMDKVHYLLLPLGILMLREIAVTMRFMRANMLEVLTQDFVRTARAKGLNGRVVLYKHALRNAVAPILTLLGLSIPGLFGGAVITETVFSWPGMGRAIFDALVTKDFNVVMVALMLLALLTVVFQLLTDIAYAYVDPRIRYT; encoded by the coding sequence ATGGGAACCTACATCCTCCGCCGTGCCCTTCAGATGGTGCCGCTGTTGCTGGTGATCAGTCTGATGATCTTCATGCTGACCGCCCTGCAGCCCGGCGACCCGGTCGATCAGCTGACCTTCGGCAACACGAACATCACGCCCGAGGACATTGCCCGTCTGAAGCAGGCTTACGGCCTGGATCAGCCGTGGTACGTGCGCTACTTCTTCTGGCTCAAACAGGCCGTCACGGGGAACTTCGGGTACTCTCAGGACTTCAATATTCCGGCGCTGGAGTTCGTGTTCCAGCAGCGCATGCCCAACACGCTGCTGCTGACCGTCCCCGCCCTGGTGGTCAGTACCCTGATCGCGGTGCCGCTGGGGATCTTCAGCGCGGTGCGCCAGTACTCCTGGATGGACTACGTGCTGACCTTTCTGAGCTTCCTGGCGTTCAGTGCGCCCCTGTTCTGGGTGGCGGCCATGGCCATGTATTTCTTCGCGGTGTACCTGCCGGGCGTGACCGGGGGCGCGGTGTCGCTGCCGCCCGGCGGGCTGGGCAGTCCCGACCTGCCGCTGGACGCCGGGTTCTGGGCGACGACCATGGATAAAGTGCACTACCTGCTGCTGCCGCTGGGCATCCTGATGCTGCGCGAGATCGCCGTGACCATGCGCTTCATGCGGGCAAACATGCTGGAGGTGCTGACCCAGGACTTCGTGCGCACCGCCCGCGCCAAGGGCCTGAACGGGCGCGTGGTGCTGTACAAGCACGCGCTGCGCAACGCGGTCGCCCCGATCCTGACCCTGCTGGGCCTGAGCATCCCCGGGCTGTTCGGTGGAGCCGTGATCACCGAGACCGTCTTCTCGTGGCCGGGCATGGGCCGCGCCATCTTCGACGCGCTGGTCACCAAGGACTTCAATGTGGTGATGGTCGCGCTGATGCTGCTGGCGCTGCTGACGGTCGTGTTCCAGCTGCTCACCGACATCGCGTACGCCTACGTCGATCCCCGCATCCGGTACACCTGA
- a CDS encoding ABC transporter permease — MTTTLPASPAPRRARSNSTLATAMRRLRKHRAAMVSLAVIVLLILTAIFAPLIAPYDPNAQDLAGIYAPPTAAHVMGQDSLGRDLLSRIIYGSRISLLVGFSVSLFSILLGTLMGVLAGFFGGRTDTVISRFIEIMLSVPELPLLLTLSGLLLASDAPVLTALRENPNASVFIIVGIFTFFGWMGTARLVRGEVLKLKNLEYVDAARALGASSARVMARHLVPNLLAIIIVNGTLAVGGAILGEAALSFLGFGIQPPVSTWGNMLSNANEVVLEHPFVAFWPGFAILITVLAFNFLGDGLRDAFDPKSRL; from the coding sequence GTGACGACCACCCTGCCCGCTTCTCCGGCGCCCCGGCGCGCCCGCAGCAACTCCACCCTGGCGACGGCCATGCGTCGTCTGCGCAAGCACCGCGCTGCGATGGTCAGTCTGGCGGTCATCGTGTTGCTGATCCTGACGGCGATCTTCGCCCCGCTGATCGCGCCCTACGATCCCAATGCCCAGGATCTGGCGGGCATCTACGCGCCACCCACCGCCGCGCATGTCATGGGCCAGGACAGCCTGGGCCGCGATCTGCTGTCACGCATCATCTACGGCAGCCGGATCAGTCTGCTGGTGGGCTTCTCCGTGTCGCTGTTCAGCATCCTGCTGGGGACGCTGATGGGTGTCCTGGCCGGGTTCTTCGGTGGGCGCACCGACACGGTGATCAGCCGCTTCATCGAGATCATGCTGTCGGTGCCGGAACTGCCGCTCCTGCTCACGCTCAGTGGCCTGCTGCTCGCCAGCGACGCGCCCGTCCTGACCGCGCTGCGAGAGAACCCCAACGCCAGCGTGTTCATCATCGTCGGGATCTTTACCTTCTTCGGCTGGATGGGTACCGCCCGCCTGGTGCGCGGCGAGGTGCTGAAGCTCAAGAATCTGGAATACGTCGATGCCGCCCGTGCCCTGGGGGCCAGCAGTGCCCGCGTCATGGCCCGGCACCTCGTCCCGAACCTGCTGGCGATCATCATCGTCAACGGCACCCTGGCCGTCGGCGGGGCCATCCTGGGCGAGGCGGCGCTGTCGTTCCTGGGCTTCGGCATCCAGCCGCCCGTGTCCACGTGGGGCAACATGCTGTCCAACGCCAACGAGGTCGTGCTGGAGCATCCCTTCGTGGCCTTCTGGCCGGGCTTCGCCATCCTGATCACGGTGCTGGCCTTCAACTTCCTGGGCGACGGTCTGCGGGACGCCTTCGACCCGAAAAGCCGCCTGTAA
- the ruvC gene encoding crossover junction endodeoxyribonuclease RuvC: protein MIVLGIDPGLANLGLGLIEGDVRKARHLHHVCVTTESAWLMPRRLQYIHEEVSRLLAEYQPEAVAIEDQILRKQADVAFKVGQAFGVVQLACAQAGVPVHAYGPMQVKRSLVGTGRAEKEQVIYMVKATLGVRELFNNHAADALALALTHLAHAPMQARAAQLVT, encoded by the coding sequence ATGATCGTGCTCGGTATCGACCCCGGACTCGCCAACCTCGGCCTCGGCCTGATTGAGGGCGATGTCCGCAAGGCCCGGCACCTGCACCACGTCTGCGTGACCACCGAGAGCGCGTGGCTCATGCCCCGCCGCCTCCAGTACATCCACGAGGAGGTCAGTCGCCTCCTGGCCGAGTACCAGCCCGAGGCCGTCGCCATCGAGGATCAGATTCTGCGCAAGCAGGCGGATGTGGCCTTCAAGGTGGGGCAGGCCTTCGGGGTGGTGCAGCTGGCGTGTGCCCAGGCCGGCGTGCCCGTCCACGCCTACGGCCCCATGCAGGTCAAGCGTTCCCTCGTGGGCACAGGCCGCGCGGAGAAGGAACAGGTCATCTACATGGTCAAGGCCACCCTGGGTGTGCGCGAGCTGTTCAACAACCACGCCGCCGACGCGCTGGCCCTGGCCCTGACGCACCTCGCGCATGCGCCCATGCAGGCCCGCGCCGCCCAGCTGGTCACCTGA
- a CDS encoding PrsW family intramembrane metalloprotease: protein MLLPLLASTALTFAWLWFFVRRDRHPEPAWLLARTFAWGMFAWLIAAAFEASLGRVLNSTLPLALLFVALLTAVIEEGSKLLAASTAITEASFDEPMDGLVYAVTAALGFALMENLTYSLGFGARAGTWHALVTTLAHALFSAPQGYALGGLHWRRGRRWVVQGALLSVMLHFAFNSILGNGAGWPMLLALGVVVALMVILASRYYLTFEAFARQHGDPRPESRRREPT, encoded by the coding sequence ATGCTGCTGCCGCTGCTGGCCTCGACCGCGCTGACCTTCGCGTGGCTGTGGTTCTTCGTGCGGCGCGACCGGCACCCGGAGCCCGCGTGGCTGCTGGCCCGCACCTTCGCGTGGGGCATGTTCGCGTGGCTGATCGCGGCCGCCTTCGAGGCCAGCCTGGGGCGCGTTCTGAATTCCACACTTCCCCTTGCCCTGCTGTTCGTGGCGCTCCTGACCGCCGTCATCGAGGAGGGCAGCAAGCTGCTGGCTGCCAGCACCGCGATCACGGAAGCCTCGTTCGACGAGCCGATGGATGGCCTAGTGTATGCCGTGACCGCTGCACTCGGATTCGCGCTGATGGAGAACCTGACCTACTCGCTGGGATTCGGGGCCAGGGCCGGGACGTGGCATGCGCTGGTCACCACTCTGGCACACGCCCTGTTCAGTGCGCCCCAGGGATACGCACTGGGCGGGCTGCACTGGCGACGGGGTCGGCGGTGGGTCGTGCAGGGTGCCCTCCTGAGCGTCATGCTGCATTTCGCCTTCAACAGCATCCTGGGCAACGGAGCCGGGTGGCCCATGCTGCTGGCCCTGGGAGTGGTCGTCGCCCTGATGGTCATTCTGGCCAGCCGGTATTACCTGACCTTCGAGGCGTTCGCCCGGCAGCACGGCGATCCCAGGCCAGAGTCGCGTCGCCGCGAACCCACCTGA
- the moaD gene encoding molybdopterin converting factor subunit 1, whose translation MRVKVVFFSRLKRETGVEQLELELPEGADVRSVASVVEQEHHISLQGCMVAVNETYATPGHVIHAGDEVAFLPPVAGGAGASPDTHCEVTADPLRLEAADRYLVKPEYGAQAYFVGTVRSPNHGRVVESIEYEGYAPMAQKVMHSAADEARARHGELRVYIQHRVGRLQPGEASILIGVASPHRRAALEACDQIIEYLKVHVPVWKHEADEDGTHWVDGQTGHPTL comes from the coding sequence ATGCGCGTGAAGGTCGTGTTTTTTTCCCGCCTGAAGCGGGAAACTGGAGTCGAACAGCTGGAACTCGAACTTCCCGAAGGTGCCGACGTCCGTTCGGTGGCCAGCGTGGTCGAGCAGGAGCACCACATCTCCCTGCAGGGCTGCATGGTGGCCGTGAACGAGACGTACGCCACCCCCGGCCACGTGATCCACGCCGGTGACGAGGTGGCGTTCCTGCCTCCGGTCGCTGGTGGAGCCGGAGCCAGTCCGGACACACACTGCGAGGTCACTGCCGATCCGCTCCGCCTCGAAGCGGCCGACCGTTACCTGGTGAAACCCGAATATGGGGCACAGGCATACTTCGTCGGGACTGTCCGCAGTCCGAATCACGGTCGGGTCGTCGAGAGTATCGAGTACGAGGGATACGCGCCCATGGCCCAGAAGGTCATGCACAGCGCAGCGGACGAGGCCCGCGCCCGCCACGGGGAGCTGCGCGTGTACATCCAGCACCGGGTGGGCCGCCTCCAGCCTGGCGAGGCCAGCATCCTGATCGGCGTGGCCAGTCCTCACCGCCGCGCAGCGCTGGAGGCCTGTGACCAGATCATTGAATACCTGAAGGTACACGTGCCGGTCTGGAAGCACGAGGCTGACGAGGACGGCACACACTGGGTGGATGGACAGACCGGGCATCCGACCCTCTGA
- the tgt gene encoding tRNA guanosine(34) transglycosylase Tgt, which translates to MFEFDVQHREGRARVGQFLTPRGTVTTPMFMPVGTQGTVKGLSPQELTDIRSQMILANTYHLMLRPGEGLVEQHGGLPGFTGYPGPFLTDSGGFQVMSLGHLRKITEQGVVFKSHVDGRQIDLTPERSIQVQEALGADVIMAFDECPPFPAERDYIQRSLERTVRWLERCLSVKSRPDQALFAIVQGGIHPDLRDQSIALTLPFETPGFAIGGLAVGESKAEMYPAVAHTAAQLPEAKPRYLMGVGHPEDLVAGIALGVDMFDCVYPTRTGRFGYALTDRGRLNMNSSAPRTDLGPLDPQCDCYACRHYSRAYLAHLVRAEEMLGPRMLSLHNLRYLHRLVEQARVQIVAGTFHTWARNWALQYFAGTIPEWFSEALDAGAAPVGR; encoded by the coding sequence ATGTTTGAATTCGATGTGCAGCACCGGGAGGGCCGGGCCAGGGTGGGGCAGTTTCTGACTCCTCGGGGTACCGTCACCACTCCCATGTTCATGCCTGTGGGCACCCAGGGAACTGTCAAGGGGCTGAGCCCACAGGAACTCACGGACATCCGCTCTCAGATGATCCTGGCGAACACCTACCATCTGATGCTGCGGCCGGGAGAGGGCCTCGTGGAGCAGCATGGCGGCCTGCCGGGATTTACCGGCTATCCGGGCCCGTTCCTCACCGATTCAGGTGGGTTCCAGGTGATGAGTCTGGGACATCTGCGCAAGATCACCGAGCAGGGCGTGGTGTTCAAGAGCCACGTCGACGGTCGCCAGATTGATCTGACACCAGAGCGGAGCATCCAGGTGCAGGAGGCGCTGGGGGCGGACGTGATCATGGCCTTCGACGAGTGCCCTCCGTTTCCCGCAGAGCGGGACTATATCCAGCGCAGCCTGGAACGCACGGTGCGGTGGCTGGAGCGGTGCCTGAGCGTCAAGTCCCGGCCCGATCAGGCGCTGTTTGCGATCGTCCAGGGCGGCATTCACCCGGATCTGCGCGACCAGAGCATCGCGCTGACCCTGCCGTTTGAGACCCCTGGGTTCGCCATCGGAGGGCTGGCCGTCGGGGAGAGCAAGGCGGAGATGTACCCGGCCGTCGCCCACACGGCCGCGCAGTTGCCCGAGGCCAAACCGCGTTACCTGATGGGCGTCGGGCATCCGGAGGATCTGGTGGCCGGTATCGCCCTGGGCGTGGACATGTTCGACTGCGTGTATCCAACACGGACAGGACGGTTTGGCTACGCCCTGACCGACCGGGGCCGGTTGAACATGAACTCGAGTGCTCCACGAACGGATCTCGGCCCTCTTGATCCGCAGTGCGACTGCTACGCATGCCGGCACTACAGCCGGGCCTATCTCGCGCACCTCGTCCGCGCCGAGGAAATGCTGGGGCCACGCATGCTGTCACTCCACAACCTCCGATACCTCCACCGTCTGGTCGAGCAGGCCCGAGTGCAGATCGTGGCCGGAACCTTCCACACGTGGGCGAGAAACTGGGCCCTCCAGTATTTCGCCGGTACCATCCCTGAGTGGTTCAGCGAGGCGCTGGACGCCGGAGCCGCGCCGGTCGGGCGCTGA
- a CDS encoding S-layer homology domain-containing protein, translating into MKKGLLILTAALSFGMASAQTEAPAAAPQVPTLTDVPAGHWAKDAIDRLVSSGIILGYPDGTYRGTQNLTRYEAAVIIARLLDQIRTGETPASSIDADTLAALQNAIQELAADLAALGVRVSDLEDNAVSQDDFTRLENRVEEIAASQGDAEALSTLQSQIDELTTRADDYDTLRADVDDNASSIAALNDLTVLLNQDILNLQDRVSAVEAAQADLVQRADFDALSGRVGAVETRVTSIDNRVAQLEKYAFSIKPSLSATYYVARGTRDMDFDRLLPGTVFSTGDDGDADTSDAPRDYADMTGGRKTLGNSAQNFVPNATNFYGFSTTVQVDDGNPATPTVETPVAVNVEGNTAIDFSINFTNSGKLNSSTSGVTGAYVPSAGALNVNAVDISFGIRAGLPDSDGITAADYASYPDVIDSDSGITYRPLFFYFNNATAYFTVGNAPITVTFGRALKFHYADYIGDNDKTGRGDGFIVNVDGSTVPVIGAYKPTLQFVYGSRGGADGDYQYYRGVRATITPVGTLKAGIHVLNEGIDQTGTLIGVAGVSDVTAFGADLHGAIGGWQVDSEYAMSRVTDAGTTTTENAFYGKVAGSLGPVKVYNLNYRSISAGYDAVAGIMEADPTDTDNGSTAPYAADQTGFGFKVGGTLGPVSLGAYMDNQVAAGLSPFATAGTASAIVERGVGAKVSLFNLVTLRGGYNEFLAEAGSGLDVTGMGVRYSVRADVTPGLGIGIGAYYRDLTVNGTKAQSDGGLFSQGKYNSYFPLTSNDFTDQSGCGDQHPGIKSTDVDGVGRALTFTQNSFADANCYSEIGADITHNGKDANALVKDLSFRIGYAARYRNATGTYSNSFIYGDVLYGKKLGIAQVDVKGAVGVDRYADQATDTTGVNSTAFAVGVKAVTDPLNIIFKPSFEGQVGYYSRAYDALAATGDYNASGLKYLAGVKLNDFLLPNTKLAVYYAGYRAQNRVYQPYGYTTFLNGGDLAGRFTDLNIGGAVITQNLLYVEGNYYDLSVGYGYGTLGLTAGTDPVTGAATAANSASGSVFKINYKVNF; encoded by the coding sequence ATGAAGAAAGGCCTGCTCATTCTCACCGCCGCACTGTCGTTCGGCATGGCGTCCGCGCAGACGGAAGCGCCTGCTGCAGCGCCCCAGGTGCCCACCCTGACCGACGTTCCCGCCGGTCACTGGGCCAAGGACGCGATCGACCGGCTCGTCAGCAGCGGCATCATCCTGGGCTACCCCGACGGTACCTACCGCGGCACCCAGAACCTGACCCGCTACGAGGCGGCGGTCATCATCGCCCGTCTGCTGGATCAGATCCGCACCGGTGAGACCCCGGCCAGCAGCATCGACGCCGACACCCTGGCCGCGCTGCAGAACGCGATCCAGGAACTCGCCGCCGACCTCGCCGCCCTGGGCGTGCGCGTCAGCGACCTGGAGGACAACGCCGTCAGCCAGGACGACTTCACCCGTCTGGAGAACCGCGTCGAGGAAATCGCCGCGAGCCAGGGCGACGCCGAAGCGCTGTCCACCCTGCAGTCCCAGATCGACGAGCTGACCACCCGCGCCGACGACTACGACACCCTGCGTGCCGACGTCGACGACAACGCCAGCTCGATCGCCGCCCTGAACGACCTGACCGTGCTCCTGAACCAGGACATCCTGAACCTTCAGGATCGTGTCAGCGCCGTGGAAGCCGCCCAGGCCGACCTCGTGCAGCGCGCCGACTTCGACGCCCTGTCGGGCCGCGTGGGCGCGGTCGAGACCCGCGTCACCAGCATCGACAACCGCGTGGCGCAGCTCGAGAAGTACGCCTTCTCCATCAAGCCCAGCCTGAGCGCCACGTACTACGTGGCCCGTGGCACCCGCGACATGGACTTCGACCGCCTGCTCCCCGGCACGGTGTTCAGCACCGGTGATGACGGCGACGCCGACACCAGCGACGCGCCGCGCGACTACGCCGACATGACCGGCGGCCGGAAGACCCTCGGCAACTCGGCGCAGAACTTCGTGCCGAACGCGACCAACTTCTACGGCTTCAGCACCACGGTGCAGGTGGATGACGGCAACCCGGCCACGCCCACGGTCGAGACCCCTGTCGCCGTCAACGTTGAAGGCAACACGGCCATCGACTTCAGCATCAACTTCACGAACAGCGGCAAGCTGAACAGCTCGACCAGCGGCGTGACCGGGGCCTACGTGCCCAGCGCCGGTGCCCTGAACGTGAACGCGGTGGACATCAGCTTCGGCATCCGTGCCGGTCTGCCCGACTCCGACGGCATCACCGCTGCGGATTACGCCAGCTACCCCGACGTGATCGACAGCGACAGCGGCATCACCTATCGCCCGCTGTTCTTCTACTTCAACAACGCCACCGCGTACTTCACGGTCGGCAACGCGCCCATCACCGTGACCTTCGGTCGCGCCCTGAAGTTCCACTACGCCGACTACATCGGTGACAACGACAAGACGGGCCGCGGCGACGGCTTCATCGTGAACGTGGACGGCAGCACCGTGCCCGTGATCGGTGCGTACAAGCCCACGCTGCAGTTCGTCTACGGCAGCCGCGGCGGCGCCGATGGCGACTACCAGTACTACCGTGGCGTGCGCGCCACCATCACGCCCGTGGGCACCCTGAAGGCCGGCATTCACGTGCTGAACGAAGGGATTGACCAGACCGGCACGCTGATCGGTGTGGCCGGTGTCAGCGACGTGACGGCCTTCGGCGCCGACCTGCACGGTGCGATCGGTGGCTGGCAGGTCGACAGCGAGTACGCCATGAGCCGCGTGACGGATGCCGGCACGACCACCACCGAGAACGCGTTCTACGGCAAGGTCGCTGGCAGCTTGGGCCCCGTGAAGGTGTACAACCTGAACTACCGCAGCATCAGCGCTGGGTACGACGCCGTGGCCGGCATCATGGAAGCCGACCCCACCGACACCGACAATGGCAGCACCGCGCCCTACGCGGCTGACCAGACCGGCTTCGGCTTCAAGGTGGGCGGCACGCTGGGCCCGGTGTCCCTGGGTGCGTACATGGACAACCAGGTCGCTGCGGGCCTGAGCCCCTTCGCGACGGCCGGCACGGCCTCGGCGATCGTCGAGCGTGGCGTGGGTGCCAAGGTGAGCCTGTTCAATCTGGTGACCCTGCGCGGCGGCTACAACGAGTTCCTGGCGGAAGCCGGTTCTGGTCTGGACGTGACGGGCATGGGCGTGCGCTACAGCGTGCGTGCAGACGTGACCCCTGGCCTGGGCATCGGCATCGGCGCGTACTACCGCGACCTGACGGTGAACGGCACCAAGGCGCAGAGCGATGGCGGCCTGTTCTCCCAGGGCAAGTACAACAGCTACTTCCCCCTGACGAGCAACGACTTCACCGACCAGAGCGGCTGTGGCGACCAGCACCCCGGCATCAAGAGCACCGACGTTGACGGTGTGGGCCGCGCGCTGACGTTCACGCAGAACAGCTTCGCGGATGCGAACTGCTACAGCGAGATCGGTGCGGACATCACGCACAACGGCAAGGACGCCAACGCCCTGGTGAAGGATCTGTCCTTCCGCATCGGCTACGCCGCCCGCTACCGCAACGCCACGGGTACATACAGCAACAGCTTCATCTACGGCGACGTGCTGTACGGCAAGAAGCTGGGCATCGCGCAGGTGGACGTCAAGGGCGCCGTGGGCGTCGACCGCTACGCCGATCAGGCGACCGACACGACGGGCGTCAACAGCACGGCCTTCGCCGTCGGTGTCAAGGCTGTCACCGATCCCCTGAACATCATCTTCAAGCCCAGCTTCGAGGGTCAGGTCGGCTACTACAGCCGCGCCTACGACGCCCTGGCGGCGACCGGCGACTACAACGCGAGTGGCCTGAAGTACCTCGCGGGTGTCAAGCTCAACGACTTCCTGCTGCCCAACACCAAGCTGGCCGTGTACTACGCTGGCTACCGTGCTCAGAACCGCGTGTACCAGCCCTACGGCTACACGACGTTCCTGAACGGTGGGGATCTGGCCGGACGCTTCACCGACCTGAACATCGGTGGCGCCGTGATCACTCAGAACCTGCTGTACGTGGAAGGCAACTACTACGACCTGTCCGTCGGCTACGGCTACGGCACGCTGGGCCTGACGGCTGGCACCGACCCGGTGACCGGCGCGGCGACGGCTGCCAACAGCGCGAGCGGCTCCGTCTTCAAGATCAACTACAAGGTCAACTTCTAA
- a CDS encoding manganese-dependent inorganic pyrophosphatase, with amino-acid sequence MLPVFGHLNPDTDAITSALVYARLLTRQGTEARAYRLGELNFETPYVLREAGLDAPELLPELAAGSRVALVDHNESAQSVPNLADLTVTHVVDHHKLGDLSTAAPAYLRFEPVGCTGTILLKLHREANVSVEPVDAKLMLSAILSDTLHFRSPTTTQADRDAVDFLAPIAGVGDVETYALAMFAAKSDLGDTPAETLLKMDYKVFPFGDVAAPQRWGLGVVETTNPAYVFGRQAELLAAMASAKTQDGLDGILLSVVDILNETNRTLVPGEVEAAVVQAVFGADTTGNVADLGARISRKKQIVPALETHFAL; translated from the coding sequence ATGTTGCCTGTCTTCGGCCACCTGAACCCCGATACCGACGCGATCACGTCCGCGCTCGTGTACGCCCGCCTGCTGACCCGCCAGGGTACCGAGGCCCGTGCGTACCGCCTGGGCGAGCTGAACTTCGAAACGCCGTACGTGCTCCGTGAAGCGGGCCTGGACGCGCCGGAGTTGCTGCCTGAGCTGGCCGCCGGATCGCGGGTGGCCCTGGTCGACCACAACGAGAGCGCCCAGTCGGTACCGAATCTGGCTGACCTGACGGTCACGCACGTGGTCGACCACCACAAGCTGGGCGACCTGAGCACGGCCGCGCCCGCCTACCTGCGCTTCGAGCCGGTCGGCTGCACAGGCACCATCCTGCTGAAACTGCACCGCGAGGCGAACGTGAGTGTCGAGCCAGTGGACGCGAAACTCATGCTCAGCGCGATCCTGAGCGACACCCTGCACTTCCGCAGCCCGACGACCACGCAGGCCGACCGGGACGCCGTGGACTTCCTGGCACCCATCGCGGGCGTGGGTGACGTCGAGACCTACGCGCTGGCGATGTTCGCGGCCAAGAGTGACCTGGGTGATACCCCTGCCGAGACCCTACTGAAGATGGATTACAAGGTCTTCCCGTTCGGCGATGTCGCCGCCCCGCAGCGCTGGGGGCTGGGGGTGGTCGAGACGACGAATCCGGCCTACGTGTTCGGCCGGCAGGCCGAGCTGCTGGCCGCCATGGCCAGCGCGAAGACCCAGGACGGCCTGGACGGCATCCTGCTCAGCGTGGTGGACATCCTGAACGAGACGAACCGCACGCTGGTGCCCGGAGAAGTCGAGGCCGCCGTGGTGCAGGCTGTGTTCGGAGCCGACACGACCGGGAACGTGGCGGATCTGGGCGCACGGATCAGCCGCAAGAAGCAGATCGTCCCGGCACTGGAGACACATTTCGCGCTGTAA
- a CDS encoding bifunctional folylpolyglutamate synthase/dihydrofolate synthase, whose protein sequence is MTLDDHLSWLFAQQRFGVRPGLDRVRALLSQLGNPQDTFSVVLIGGTNGKGSTAATLASMLRVDGRRVGLFTSPHLTRFTERFLVDGAELPEEVVEAALMRVRPLAEETGATFFEIVTALGALLFAQAGVDLAVIEVGLGGRLDATNALEPVLSVITNVDLDHTEILGNTREAIATEKAGVLRPGRPAVTGVDMTLLPALLERGADVWALGWHFGAQVLARGWDGSDVTVSMPRQPLTLHTPLLGEHGARNAALAAAAAFRLGVSPEAIRQGAAQTVWPGRLEVVAWRGRQVLLDGAHNPAGAHALADALRGLGVTQLPIVFGAAGDKDVGRVAAALVPVASQVILTRAVFSPRAADPASLAPLFPGVPVTVTDSPAHALEALAALDSPLALVCGSLYVIGEVRPLVLDEAGEMRERWQ, encoded by the coding sequence ATGACGCTCGATGATCACCTGTCCTGGCTGTTCGCGCAGCAGCGCTTCGGGGTGCGGCCCGGCCTGGATCGTGTGCGGGCACTGCTGTCGCAGCTGGGCAATCCGCAGGACACCTTCAGTGTGGTGCTCATCGGCGGGACAAACGGCAAGGGCAGCACGGCCGCGACCCTGGCCAGCATGCTGCGCGTCGACGGCAGGCGGGTGGGCCTGTTCACCAGTCCTCATCTGACGCGCTTCACCGAGCGCTTTCTGGTCGATGGCGCGGAACTTCCGGAGGAGGTCGTGGAGGCGGCACTGATGCGTGTCCGGCCCCTGGCAGAGGAGACCGGGGCGACCTTCTTCGAGATCGTTACTGCCCTGGGGGCGCTGCTCTTTGCACAGGCAGGGGTCGACTTGGCCGTCATAGAGGTCGGCCTGGGGGGGCGGCTGGACGCCACCAACGCCCTGGAACCGGTGCTGAGCGTCATCACGAACGTGGATCTGGATCACACCGAGATCCTGGGGAACACCCGGGAGGCCATCGCCACCGAGAAGGCAGGCGTCCTGCGGCCGGGGCGGCCCGCCGTGACGGGCGTGGACATGACGCTGCTGCCTGCCCTGCTGGAGCGGGGCGCGGATGTATGGGCACTGGGCTGGCACTTCGGCGCCCAGGTACTGGCCCGTGGCTGGGACGGCTCGGACGTGACCGTGAGCATGCCCCGGCAGCCCCTGACCCTCCACACGCCGCTGCTGGGCGAGCACGGCGCACGGAACGCGGCGCTGGCGGCGGCGGCGGCGTTCCGGCTGGGCGTCAGCCCGGAGGCCATCCGGCAGGGGGCGGCGCAGACGGTGTGGCCAGGACGGCTGGAGGTCGTGGCGTGGCGTGGGCGGCAGGTGCTGCTGGACGGCGCGCACAATCCGGCGGGTGCACACGCGCTGGCAGACGCCCTGCGCGGTCTGGGCGTGACGCAGCTGCCTATCGTGTTCGGCGCGGCGGGCGACAAGGACGTGGGCAGGGTGGCGGCCGCCCTGGTGCCCGTGGCGTCGCAGGTGATCCTGACCCGCGCCGTGTTCAGTCCCCGCGCAGCCGACCCGGCCAGCCTGGCCCCGCTGTTTCCCGGCGTGCCCGTGACCGTCACGGACTCGCCCGCGCACGCGCTGGAGGCCCTGGCGGCGCTGGATTCGCCCCTGGCGCTGGTGTGCGGCAGCCTGTATGTGATCGGGGAAGTGCGGCCCCTGGTGCTCGATGAAGCGGGCGAGATGCGGGAGCGCTGGCAGTAG